The genome window CGATCTATGGTCGTCACCATGCACTGGAAGATTCGAAAATGACTGCACAGTTATGGTCCTGTTATCTGGAGGACATGATGCGTAAAAATGTGGAGACCCTGGGTGATTTGTATACCCAGCTAAGTCACGCATAACGGAACGGGAAGCAGATGGTAAGAAGGCGCAACGTGGTGTGCTTGATCCGGCAATTCCTTCGAAGATTCAATCTGATATCCGTTCAGATGCATACGCGATCGCAACCCGCTTGTTAGGTCAGGTGAGCCGATGAGGTACATCTGAAGCAAACCGGCGAAGGCGGGAAGAGCTTGCATGTCCTCTAGGGAAGGTACAGGACTAGTCTGCGGATGAGAATGGAAGATGCCGATGAGTTTGGGTTCGGAGAAAACGCACCGAATCCATTCGGCATCGTCCAGAGCAAAATGGTGCAGCGGGTCAGGTGCTACGTTACGAATGGGCTGAAACCGACTGATTCGTATACCGCCCGCTGCGGTTTCACCCAGCATAACCCCGCAGGCTTCTTGCGGCAGCGAAAGGAACATGTGCTTACACATCTCTTGTTCTACGGAAGAAGGGATGTAGAAGGTGTTCTGCTGTCCGTGAAGTGCTGCCATTTGTATTCACCCCTCTCTCTTTGGCTCCTGCTTAGGCAGGAGTCCTTTTTCATTTTATTTTCTGTGATGTGGATTGTAAAATTTTAAAGGAAAAGGGTACAATATTAAAGAGGACATTGGTGAATCATGTTCTGGTGATCTGTAATAGATTGTCGTAAACATCTAACATGCGCGAAATAAGGTTTCAGTTTCAATAGGTTAATTATATAAAAGGGTGGCGGGTTATGAAACGAAACATATACATACTCCTCGGTGTTGTCTTGCTAGTTGGTATTACACTGGCCCAGAATGCGGGTGATGGTATTGCCGCCGTATTTAAGCAGGAGGAACCCATGCCTACTGAGACGGGTCCGCGTGCGGGTCTTCTGGCACCTCCTTTTTCTCTGACAGCAATGGATGGGAAAACGTACAGTGTGGGCGGCGCCAAAGACAAGGCGACTTTCGTCAGTTTCTGGGCATCGTGGTGTGATCCGTGTAAACAGGAAGCTCCCGAGCTGAACAAAATGGCTGAGAAATATAAGGATAAGCTTGATCTCTATGGCGTTAATGTAACATCCTACGATAAACTGAAAGATGCCAAAGCTTTTGTGGATGAATACCAACTGAAGTTCCCCATTCCCTTGGACGAGAAGGGAACCGTGTATGCTCAATACAATGGGGTCGCCTTTCCAACGAATGTTCTGATCGACTCCAGAGGCGTTATACAGGAGATTATTCTGGGCATATTGCCCGAAAAAGAGTTGGAACGTAAGATTAAAGAATTAATTGCAAATTAATTACTGCAAAGAAAGAAGCCTTTGCATCCATGAATCATGGGTACAGAGGCTTCTTTTTATTTTCCGGGAAATACACTTTAATGATTACTCAGCCCGTGAGCAGGAATAGGGAGTGTGCCCGGCTCATCCTGCAATTTTTCTTGAAGCAGCGCATAGCGGAAACTATGCACGAGAGCTTCCCAACTGGCTTCAATTACGTTCTCGGATACACCAACCGTGTTCCACGTGTTTTCCGTATTTTTGGATTCGATCAAAACACGAACTTTGGCAGCAGTGGCATCCTTCTCATCCAGTACACGTACTTTGTAGTCCGAGAGATGCATGTTGGCAAGTGAAGGGAAGTATTGCACCAGTGCTTTCCGAAGCGCATTATCGAGTGCGTTAACCGGACCATTACCTTCAGCAGCGGTATAGACACTTGTTCCAGCTACATTAAGTTTGACAAAAGCTTCAGAGACTACGGATTTGCCCGCCGTTTTCTCCACAAGCATTTTGAATGATTCGAAAGTGAACAATTCTTTCATGTCACCGTTCGCTTCACGAATTAACAATTCGAGCGAGGCGTCAGCGCCTTCGAACTGATAACCCTGATGCTCCAGGTCTTTGATTTTCTCAATAATCTGACGCGAATTGGCACTGCTTGGATCGAATTCAAGCCCCAGTTCCTGCGCTTTGGATACAATATTACTCTGTCCGGCAAGTTCCGATACCAACACACGTTGCTTGTTACCGACAAGTTCAGGCACGATGTGTTCATACGTACGCGAATCCCGCAGGATGGCAGAGACGTGGATCCCACCTTTGTGAGCAAAAGCAGCATTGCCGACATAAGGCTGATTAATCGGCATGTTTACATTGGCAATCTCGCTAACATAACGAGCCACGTTGGTAAGCTGTCTCATGGACTCCTCAGTAACACATTCATAGCCAAGCTTCAGTTGCAGGTTCGGGATAATGGATGCGAGATTGGCGTTACCGCAACGCTCTCCATAACCGTTCATTGTTCCTTGAACCTGACGGGCTCCGGCTTGTACAGCGCTTAGTGTGTTGGCCACAGCCAGTTCACAGTCATTATGTGTATGGATGCCGAGATGTGCATGAGGCAGGCTTCTATGCAGTGTGGATACGATCTCGTACACCTCGTTTGGCATGGTCCCGCCGTTGGTATCACACATGACGAGCCAGTCCGCTCCAGCCTCGTGAGCCTTGGTCAAGACAGCTTGAGCATACTCCGGGTTATGTTTGAATCCGTCAAAGAAGTGTTCTGCATCAAAGATGACTTCCATACCGTTCTGTTTCAGATAGGCGATGGAATCATAGATCATGGACAAGTTCTCTTCCAGGGTGGTTTGCAAAGCAGTATGCACGTGGAAGTCCCATGATTTACCGACTAAGGTTGCAGCTTGGGCACCGGATTCGATCATGCGCTTCAGGTTAGCGTCTTCACTAGCAACGCTGCCTTTACGGCGTGTACTGCCAAAAGCAACGACCTTGGCGTTCAGGTTCAATTCCTTGACTCTTTTGAAAAACTCAATGTCCTTGGTATTGCTGCCTGGAATTCCGCCTTCAATATAATGGACACCCAGGTCATCAAGCTTCTTGGCAATTTTGAGTTTGTCGTCTGCCGATAAGCTGACACCCTCCCCTTGTGTGCCGTCACGTAAAGTCGTATCGAAGATGGAAATGGCCTTTGACATGAAGATCCTCCTTTGAGATAAAGCGCTCTTTAAAAGTTTGGATTGTAAGTTGGGAAAAGCAGTTAAGTACGGTAATGGACAAATCCTTCAATTCGGCAACGCTACACTGTGTTAAACTGGATGCGTTGATTTGTCCTAAAGTCGTCAATTTGTATAATTAATTATTATAGCACCATTATAGCCAAATGCTACATCGAAATCACAGTTTCATGTAATAATTAATGGATTTTAGAGCTAAAAGAAGGATGTTAATCATAATTCGTATGTATGTTATAATTTATTATTGAGTTTTAATAGAAATATGTGGAAAAAAAGGAGGGTTGATTTTGACTTTTGTATGGGAAAATACGATTATTGCCCTGATCACGTTGATTCTTTTTGTGAGTGTAGGTTGGTTAATCATCCGGTCTCTGATCAGATCTCGGAGAAAATAAATGCTCGTGACTGAATTAACATAACATGTTTGATATACTATAGAAGAAAGAAATTCGTTTAATTAGTGTGCATGAAAGGGCGGGGGTCATGATGTCTTCAGACGGCAATCCTCCAGCGAATGTGGATCAATATTACCCTACAGCCGGACGGGTGATACTGCATGTGGATATGAATGCTTTCTACTGCTCTGTACATGAAGCGGAAGAACCGGATCTATATAGAGGAAAAGCAACGGCCGTTGCGGGAAGTAGTGAACTGCGCAAGGGTGTAATTGTAACCTGCTCATATACCGCTCGTAACCGAGGGATCTCAACAGGTATGGTTGTACACCAAGCCATGAAAAAGTGCCCTGACCTCATTGTGATTCGTCCCGATTTTCATCTATACCGTCAATATTCAAGAGCGTTCATGCAGATTGCATATAGTTATACGCCTCAACTTGAGGCAACATCCATTGATGAGTGTTATCTTGATATTACAGGCTCAAGACAATTCGGGAATCCAATGGAGATTGCGGAGAGCATTCAGCGTAGAATCAAGGATGAATTGGGACTGCCTTGTTCCATTGGTATTGCACCCAACAAATTATTGGCGAAAATGGCTTCGGATCTGAAAAAACCGAACGGTATCTCCATTTTGCGCATGAGGGACGTACCCCGGATTCTTTGGCACAGGCCATGTAACGAAATGTTTGGCATTGGCAAAAAAACGGCTGAAAAGTTGAAAAAAATAGGCATTGAAACCATTGGTCAATTGGCCAAGTCGGATGAGAACATGTTGACCGAACTATTTGGAGTCAATGGAGCCTGGCTCAAAAACTCTGCAAATGGCATTAACCATTCCGCGGTTCACGCAGAACGGGAAGCCAATAAGTCCATTGGGCATACGACAACTCTGCCGGCGGATGTATCGGATATGAATGAGATTCATCGGGTATTCCTCAATATAAGTGACCAGGTCGCCAGAAGATTGCGTAAGCACGAAATGTTCAGCCAGGGTATTCAGATTACGATCCGGACACCCGATATGAAGACGATCACCCGATCACGTCTAATGGAAGTTCCTACGGAGGATGCAGCGGTCATTTACCGTGAGGCATGTCAATTATTTGAGAAGCATTGGGGAAGTGGCAAGCCTGTACGTATGCTGGGTGTGACACTTCAAAACCTGATTCCAAGAGAGGAATCCGCTGTGCAGATGGACTTGTTCGAATATGAGCAGAAGCCCAAAAAGGACAATCTGATTCGCATTATGGATCAGTTACGTGATAAATTTGGTGAGAATGCTGTTGTGACTGCAGGCATGCTTGGGGATGATCCTTCCGTACTGCTTCGTAATCATAAAGTGCGGGGGACTTCCCTGCAAAAAGATAACTTGCAAAGTCTTGATTAAATAGGGGATAATAGAGACTTGTGGTTGCAAAATGATTTGTAATTATTCTTACTTTGGTTTAATATGTTTCTAGATAAAAACACTGTACGTTTCGAATTTTAGGAGGAGAGAATGTAAATGAGTAAATATACTTGGGTTGAAAAAGACACTTGCATCGCATGTGGCGCTTGTGGAGCAACGGCTCCAGACATCTACGATTACGATGATGAAGGTTTGGCAGAAGTTATCTTTGACGGCGACGCTAACAAAGGGATCAAAGCTATTCCAGACGACTTGTTTGACGATATGCAGGATGCATGCGACGGCTGCCCTACAGATTCAATCAAAGTAGCGGACGAGCCTTTCAATAAAGAGGGCTAAGGTTTTCTCACATGAACACAGAGCACTTTCTATTGTCTTTACGACAAGGAAAAGTGCTTTTTTTTGTTTTCATTTAACTGGGATTATCTGATCTGTAGATCAAGGAAGAGAATTGTCGAAATGCCTTTTGCCCACCGGGTACTCAAGTCCTATGGATTCAACGACAGTTTATGCCGATATATAAGGATATACGGAAAAAGGCGAAATAGTGGAGGATCGGATGCAAAATACTCATCTAAGAACATATGTCAAGAAACATCCAGACAATAAAATGGCATGGTATTTGCTTGGAAAGGAGTACTTGGGCGAAGGACAGGAGGCCAAAGCCAACTATTGCTTTCAGCAAGCGGGCGAGGTCTACGAGGCATTTGAGCGCAGTAAAGCTCCTGCCGACATCTGGGTAGACTATCAGGAGAAACTGGTGGAGATGTCCGAGCAAAAGGAGAAAAAACAACGTAGACGCAAAATGTGGCTTACGTTATTCATGTTGCTTGTACTGGCAGGTCTGCCACCTGCGGATGCTCCAGGTTTCAGTCGTGAAGCGGCAGACGCGCTATCGGCGGCACTGGAATCCACAGATGACATCGCAGAGCCTGTAGAGGCGGATAAACAGGCTGTAAGTACAGCCACGCCACCAAGTAATGTGTTCACCGCTGCGGGGTTTGGCGGGGGCAATCATGGTGAGGCTGCGCTCGCAGCTGCATGGTCCGGATCTGGACCAAAAGTAGAGACTTCGGCTGTATTGGGAATGCAAACCTCGGAGGATTGGTCTTTGTGGAAGCGAAATATGCCTGTGAAATACATTGTGCAGACGAATACAAGCGGGAAACTAACTGCACAGAGCTATGATGCCAAGCAGTGTAACTGTGAACCTCCAGAAGTCACGCCGAAGATCAAAAAGATGGCTATGGCGTGGACCGCGAAGCAGGAAGCCGCTGCATCATTATCAAGTGCAATTGTTGCTTATCGCAAAAAAAATGACGCTTGGCCCAAGAGTGTAACGCAAATGGCTCAGCCATTTCCCAATAATATTCTCGGAGAGACGGCGCCAGGCATGACCGAGATGTTTCCGAAGCTGCTAGCCTTGCATCAAGGAAAGGCACAGCAAGGAAAGAGTGAAGCCAGTGGAGCAGATAACAGTTCGACGACTTCGAATTCGTCTCAAGGCCAGAATGCCGCTTTTGCGGATACGCTGGGAGGAAAACCTTTTTTGCAGGAACCGCTTGAGATTGTCATTGATAAGGATATACATAAACTTGCATTAATCAGTGGGGATACGATTGTTCGGATGTATGATGTGGGACTTGGCGGTGATCGAACACCAGAAGGTTCATATGTCATTACGGATAAAGTGGTGAATCCGAATGGACGTTCGAATGGTGAGTTTGGTAGCAGGGGGATGCAGCTCTCCAACACGAATTATGCTATCCATGGGACCAACGAGCCAGACAGTATCGGACTGGATGAGTCCCTTGGATGTGTGAGAATGCGTACAGGAGATGTAGAAGAGTTGTTTGCTCTTGCTCCGCAAGGTACTCCGGTACGCATTGGAGAAGATCTACTGCCAGATCTGACACTTGTTCCAGAAGCAAAGCAGCGCTATCAGCATACGCTTGTTCCAAAGCAGGATAACCCGAACAAAACGTATCACTGGCTGAATTGATCTGTTGGATATGTAGAATCAGACGGGTTTAGCCTGAATCATCTACATATTGGCAATAATGATAAGAGCACCAATAATGATGATCAAGCCGCCTACACATGCTGCAGTCCATGCAATGGCTTTGCGATTCACTTCTTCTTTCTTTTGCTGTAATGCAGGTGGTTTACGTTTGGGAGCCATGAGTTATTCCTCCTTATTGGAATAGAACTGGTATAGAGTAACCATGCTCTCATTGTAAAGAATTCAACTCGTCATTACCAGTGGACGGGTGGATTTCTTGTGAGCATTTTGCATGATTCGATTTGTGGTGTCTATGCGTAAACTACTTTCCTTTTTAATAAGAAACAGATAGACTTGTGTGTAGAGTGTTTTTTTACATATGAAAAGGCGGAAAACGGCTTATTGGCGTACCGGACCAGAACGGAGTGAGTGATTTGTTATACAGAAGTCTTGCTAAACCTTTGTTGTTCAAAATGGACCCTGAACAGGCCCATCATCTGATTATTGGCGGCCTTAGTGGCGTGGGTAGCATCCGTCCGGTTCCTTCCGGACTGCGAGTGATGTACGGCGTTCGTGAAACGTCTGATCTGGCTGTTGACATGTTTGGGTGTCATTTCCCTACACCTGTTGGTCTGGCGGCGGGTCTGGACAAAAACGGACAGGCCGTAACGGGCTTTTCTTCCATCGGATTTGGATTCATGGAAGTGGGAACCGTGACACCACTTGCACAACCAGGTAACGACCAACCACGGCTGTTCCGTTTGCCGCCAGATGAGGCTTTGGTGAACCGAATGGGCTTCAACAATCTTGGTGCGGAAGCCATGGCAGGTGAGTTGGCACGTCTACAGGATCGGCGTATTCCAGTGGCTGTTAACATCGGCAAAAATAAGGCAACGTCTAATGAGGAAGCTCACCTGGACTATTCCAAGTGCATACAGGCACTATACGATTATGCTGATCTGTTCGTGGTGAATATCAGTTCACCAAATACACCGGATTTGCGTAATCTGCAACATGGGAATGAATTGAAGGAACTGCTCGCTGCGGTTATGAACGAGATGAATGCGCAGCATGCGCGAGCAGGCGGAGCGACCAAATCCGTTCTGGTGAAGATCGCACCGGATGTGAATGATCAGGAACTTGAATACATGGTTCGCACGATTGCAGACAGTGGTGTTGCTGGCATTATTGCAACGAACACAACCATCAGTCGTACAGGACTTTCTCACCAACATGCGAAGGAAACGGGTGGTCTGAGCGGTAAACCTCTGCGTGAACGTTCAACGGAGATTATTCGCCAGATCTATCGTCAGACCGAAGGCAAACTTCCTATCATCGGTTCAGGTGGCATTTTCACAAGTGAGGATGCATACGAGAAGATTAAAGCCGGAGCAAGCCTGGTCGAAATATATACCGCATTGATCTATGAAGGACCTGAGGTGAATCGGCGCATTCATGCCGGACTGCGTGAGTTACTGCGTAAGGATGGTTATCGTCATATCTCTGAAGCGGTTGGTGCAGAGCATCGTTAAGAAGGATTGTGATTCCCCGGTATGAAAATATAGAAGCATGGAAGAGCGTAATATGGTTCGGGACTCTTCCCCCCACCAAACATCATGTATAATGGAATAGAACAGGGGACGCTATAGAGACAGGAGGCATAAGCATGGACGGTAGAGACTGGGGTACATTTTTACTTCCTTATGAACAAGCGGTAGAGGAATTAAAAGT of Paenibacillus sp. FSL R5-0517 contains these proteins:
- a CDS encoding ferredoxin, producing the protein MSKYTWVEKDTCIACGACGATAPDIYDYDDEGLAEVIFDGDANKGIKAIPDDLFDDMQDACDGCPTDSIKVADEPFNKEG
- a CDS encoding Mov34/MPN/PAD-1 family protein → MAALHGQQNTFYIPSSVEQEMCKHMFLSLPQEACGVMLGETAAGGIRISRFQPIRNVAPDPLHHFALDDAEWIRCVFSEPKLIGIFHSHPQTSPVPSLEDMQALPAFAGLLQMYLIGSPDLTSGLRSRMHLNGYQIESSKELPDQAHHVAPSYHLLPVPLCVT
- a CDS encoding quinone-dependent dihydroorotate dehydrogenase gives rise to the protein MLYRSLAKPLLFKMDPEQAHHLIIGGLSGVGSIRPVPSGLRVMYGVRETSDLAVDMFGCHFPTPVGLAAGLDKNGQAVTGFSSIGFGFMEVGTVTPLAQPGNDQPRLFRLPPDEALVNRMGFNNLGAEAMAGELARLQDRRIPVAVNIGKNKATSNEEAHLDYSKCIQALYDYADLFVVNISSPNTPDLRNLQHGNELKELLAAVMNEMNAQHARAGGATKSVLVKIAPDVNDQELEYMVRTIADSGVAGIIATNTTISRTGLSHQHAKETGGLSGKPLRERSTEIIRQIYRQTEGKLPIIGSGGIFTSEDAYEKIKAGASLVEIYTALIYEGPEVNRRIHAGLRELLRKDGYRHISEAVGAEHR
- a CDS encoding TlpA disulfide reductase family protein: MKRNIYILLGVVLLVGITLAQNAGDGIAAVFKQEEPMPTETGPRAGLLAPPFSLTAMDGKTYSVGGAKDKATFVSFWASWCDPCKQEAPELNKMAEKYKDKLDLYGVNVTSYDKLKDAKAFVDEYQLKFPIPLDEKGTVYAQYNGVAFPTNVLIDSRGVIQEIILGILPEKELERKIKELIAN
- the cimA gene encoding citramalate synthase → MSKAISIFDTTLRDGTQGEGVSLSADDKLKIAKKLDDLGVHYIEGGIPGSNTKDIEFFKRVKELNLNAKVVAFGSTRRKGSVASEDANLKRMIESGAQAATLVGKSWDFHVHTALQTTLEENLSMIYDSIAYLKQNGMEVIFDAEHFFDGFKHNPEYAQAVLTKAHEAGADWLVMCDTNGGTMPNEVYEIVSTLHRSLPHAHLGIHTHNDCELAVANTLSAVQAGARQVQGTMNGYGERCGNANLASIIPNLQLKLGYECVTEESMRQLTNVARYVSEIANVNMPINQPYVGNAAFAHKGGIHVSAILRDSRTYEHIVPELVGNKQRVLVSELAGQSNIVSKAQELGLEFDPSSANSRQIIEKIKDLEHQGYQFEGADASLELLIREANGDMKELFTFESFKMLVEKTAGKSVVSEAFVKLNVAGTSVYTAAEGNGPVNALDNALRKALVQYFPSLANMHLSDYKVRVLDEKDATAAKVRVLIESKNTENTWNTVGVSENVIEASWEALVHSFRYALLQEKLQDEPGTLPIPAHGLSNH
- a CDS encoding DNA polymerase IV, producing MSSDGNPPANVDQYYPTAGRVILHVDMNAFYCSVHEAEEPDLYRGKATAVAGSSELRKGVIVTCSYTARNRGISTGMVVHQAMKKCPDLIVIRPDFHLYRQYSRAFMQIAYSYTPQLEATSIDECYLDITGSRQFGNPMEIAESIQRRIKDELGLPCSIGIAPNKLLAKMASDLKKPNGISILRMRDVPRILWHRPCNEMFGIGKKTAEKLKKIGIETIGQLAKSDENMLTELFGVNGAWLKNSANGINHSAVHAEREANKSIGHTTTLPADVSDMNEIHRVFLNISDQVARRLRKHEMFSQGIQITIRTPDMKTITRSRLMEVPTEDAAVIYREACQLFEKHWGSGKPVRMLGVTLQNLIPREESAVQMDLFEYEQKPKKDNLIRIMDQLRDKFGENAVVTAGMLGDDPSVLLRNHKVRGTSLQKDNLQSLD
- a CDS encoding L,D-transpeptidase codes for the protein MQNTHLRTYVKKHPDNKMAWYLLGKEYLGEGQEAKANYCFQQAGEVYEAFERSKAPADIWVDYQEKLVEMSEQKEKKQRRRKMWLTLFMLLVLAGLPPADAPGFSREAADALSAALESTDDIAEPVEADKQAVSTATPPSNVFTAAGFGGGNHGEAALAAAWSGSGPKVETSAVLGMQTSEDWSLWKRNMPVKYIVQTNTSGKLTAQSYDAKQCNCEPPEVTPKIKKMAMAWTAKQEAAASLSSAIVAYRKKNDAWPKSVTQMAQPFPNNILGETAPGMTEMFPKLLALHQGKAQQGKSEASGADNSSTTSNSSQGQNAAFADTLGGKPFLQEPLEIVIDKDIHKLALISGDTIVRMYDVGLGGDRTPEGSYVITDKVVNPNGRSNGEFGSRGMQLSNTNYAIHGTNEPDSIGLDESLGCVRMRTGDVEELFALAPQGTPVRIGEDLLPDLTLVPEAKQRYQHTLVPKQDNPNKTYHWLN